In a single window of the Sulfitobacter pacificus genome:
- a CDS encoding DUF6878 family protein, whose amino-acid sequence MTNPQIDYAAMAAQWRAERETTLKATRAELLAQLRALGINEVAAEYEGYGDSGNVEDVTVQPAEIQLPEPLATEVGDFAWSLAYHHHPGFENNEGGYGTLTWDIALDSIILDHADRYVECSHSYVEGL is encoded by the coding sequence ATGACCAATCCACAGATCGACTATGCCGCAATGGCGGCTCAGTGGCGTGCAGAGCGCGAAACCACCTTGAAGGCGACCCGAGCGGAACTGCTCGCGCAACTACGTGCGCTTGGCATCAACGAGGTCGCTGCCGAATACGAAGGCTATGGCGACTCCGGCAATGTCGAGGATGTGACGGTGCAGCCTGCAGAGATCCAACTGCCGGAGCCGCTTGCCACAGAGGTTGGCGACTTCGCCTGGTCGCTGGCCTATCACCATCACCCGGGGTTCGAAAACAACGAGGGCGGCTACGGCACGCTGACATGGGACATAGCACTAGACAGCATCATCCTCGATCACGCGGACCGCTATGTCGAATGCTCGCACAGCTATGTCGAGGGTCTTTGA